In one Nostoc sp. KVJ3 genomic region, the following are encoded:
- a CDS encoding AAA family ATPase, translating into MIALPGIAIQDKIYESSNSLVYRGIRDDVVGIVVKMLKLDYPSPQELTRYRQEYKITRSLKLEGVIKAYSQQDYQRTLVIILEDFGGESLEQWMHKRPDIFCPMPLSQFLSLAIAISDILGRIHAANVIHKDINPGNIVLNLDTGVVKIIDFGIATQFNRTNPTFKSPHVLEGTLAYLSPEQTGRMNRLLDYRTDFYSLGVTFYELLTGYLPFPTTDILELVHCHIAKHPIPPHEINTTIPKPVSDIILKLMAKNAEDRYQSAWGIKADLEICVQQLEEIGQISSIQLGLQDVSGKFQIPQKLYGRDKEVAMLLAAFDRVACPESNRVASLPNNSETTSQSEQRGKPKFQVEMMLVSGYAGIGKSALVQEIYKPITQKRGYFISGKFDQFQRNIPYSAIADALQKLVQQLLGEPDEQVQQWRSLLLTALGNNAQIIIDVIPEVELIVGKQPPVPSVGATEAQNRFHRIFGQFVRVFCSESHPLVIFLDDLQWIDSATLNLIELMLLDEQTQSLFLIGAYRDNEVKPTHPLALMLERLRKQGAVLQEIILSPLTLEPLNQLIAETLHRNADTVCPLAELVLRKTEGNPFFVSEFLRMLHSENLLTFDAEDLSWQWNIAQIQAQDITDNVVELMLIKLKKLPENTQQILRLAACVGAEFNLDTLSIVCDQPPETVFQDLLTAIQVGLIQPLSELDENLLIQEYKFLHDRVQQASYTLIDESQKQIVHLQIGRNLLGKILPERLSDRLFEIVDHLNHGIELVADQLERNEIARLNLIAGQKAKAAIAYSVAQNYLARGRAWLADSSWQTNYDLTLELYTETTEVAYLCGDFEQVESWAVVVLQAAKTVFDIVKVYEVKIQTDIAQNQPLEAINTGLQVLQQLGISFPETPTQSEIHLELDAIASLIGQKPIEDLLHLPEMTEPDKLAAMRILSSITIAAYIAAPDLMPLLVSKQVNLSIQSGNAVVSPFAYAFYGLILCGTSGNIEIGYEFGQLALNLLSHLNVHSLTARTLLIVNNFIIHWKEHIRNTIQPLLEAYQRGLEVGDLEFAAYCAHCYCFQSYAVGKELVEVEREMTKYSEAIRQIKQKTALTWNKIYQQTIANLMGFSVSLTHLVGEFYNEEKGLPQHEVTNDGTATFDVYFHKLILCYLFSEYAQAVKNSTIAERYLIRITGTPVAPFYYLYDALARLAIYSESGTQVQEELLKKVTVSQEKMKQWAQYAPMNCLHKYHLVQAETARVLSQWFEAEEFYEQAIQGARENEYIQEEALAYELAAKHYLVRGRQKIAQTYMKEAHYCYERWGATAKVKDLETRYPQLFPEQSSVAYTPILTNAGTTSNTSHVAFDLVAVMKAAQTISSEIELEQLLRSLMKILIENAGAQTGSLILENSGKWVIEASSELNEGENVYATQVLQSIPTANHLPESIINYVIRTHESVILNDATREGNFINEPYIQHYQPQSILCLPLLNQNRLVGVLYLENRLAAGAFTPERVSFPAGGCANGDATRTQVLNLLSTQAAIAIENAKLYSKLRANESQMAQFLEAVPVGIGIVDATGRPYYANQRGVQLMGKAIDPAVPPDQIAEVYQFYQAGTDQIYPTEKLPVIRALSGDRTTIDDVEIRQNNTTIPIEVWGTPVFDEQGNVAYAIGAFEDITERKKAENLLANYNRTLEQQVAQRTAALQQSEAELRGREQELRLITDALPALISYVDANRCYQFINRTHEVWFSRNRDEILGKSVHELLGETVYKRFEPFINQVFEGQTVTLEAEIPSSLGRHCISATLIPDFDCPRGSAKGDRNAQVRGFYSLMTDISEQQAALRERKRAEEVLRQSEAQFREQAILSDFRADVDSALAQSASLPLILHRCAQAVVKHFNAAFARIWTLNKDNNVLELQASAGMYTRLDGEYSRIPVGSLKVGRIAQERCPLLTNNVFDESSIDKEWAKREGMVAFAGYPILLDEQLVGVIAMFTRHPIPSSNFEALEFSAREIALGIRRKQAEEALQASEAELQALFCAMPDPLLVVNAEGRILRATLIESEKLSNPIDEQVGRTFSEIFERSQADTFLGCIRQALSTQQPLTVEYSLIVGGWKTWFATRISPISEHSVIWLTRDITDRKRAEEASILEERNHMAREIHDTLAQAFTGIIIHARSASNKVTANPEKAQTLLTQILDLARSGLAEARRSVEALHRPYLLESSNLQDALSRLAAQLNSSIATQIVYEVMGTPYPLSSDLENNLFRIGQEALTNAIKHAEAREIHIELIYEPTQCSLRIKDDGQGFNVEKQAMRNGFGLLGMAERAERIRAELKIQSDLEQGTEIVVSINRGLSQHESAQ; encoded by the coding sequence ATGATTGCTCTACCTGGTATTGCCATCCAAGACAAAATATACGAAAGTTCCAATTCTCTAGTTTATCGGGGCATCAGAGACGATGTAGTAGGGATCGTCGTAAAAATGCTAAAGCTTGATTATCCCTCACCTCAAGAACTAACTCGCTACAGACAGGAATATAAAATTACCCGCTCCCTAAAATTAGAAGGAGTTATCAAAGCATACAGCCAGCAGGACTATCAACGCACTCTGGTGATTATCTTAGAAGATTTTGGGGGAGAGTCCCTAGAGCAATGGATGCACAAGCGCCCAGATATATTTTGCCCCATGCCCTTATCCCAATTTCTAAGTCTTGCGATCGCTATAAGCGACATTCTGGGCAGAATCCATGCAGCTAATGTCATTCATAAAGATATCAACCCTGGAAACATAGTCCTCAATCTCGATACTGGCGTTGTCAAAATTATTGACTTTGGAATTGCCACCCAATTTAACCGCACGAATCCGACTTTCAAAAGTCCTCATGTTTTAGAAGGGACACTCGCATACCTATCTCCAGAGCAAACTGGGCGGATGAATCGTTTACTCGATTACCGCACCGATTTTTACTCCCTTGGTGTGACATTTTATGAACTGCTAACTGGATATCTGCCGTTTCCCACCACAGATATCCTGGAACTAGTCCATTGTCATATTGCCAAACATCCTATTCCGCCTCATGAAATAAATACAACGATTCCTAAGCCAGTTTCAGATATCATTCTCAAACTGATGGCGAAAAATGCAGAAGATCGCTATCAGAGTGCCTGGGGAATCAAAGCGGATTTAGAAATTTGTGTTCAACAATTAGAAGAAATCGGTCAAATCTCTAGCATTCAACTTGGGCTTCAAGACGTTTCGGGTAAGTTTCAAATTCCCCAAAAACTGTATGGACGGGACAAGGAAGTTGCAATGTTACTGGCGGCGTTTGATCGCGTAGCGTGTCCAGAATCAAATCGCGTTGCTTCTTTACCAAACAATTCAGAAACAACTTCACAAAGCGAACAAAGAGGCAAACCAAAATTCCAAGTCGAAATGATGTTGGTATCTGGCTATGCTGGCATTGGGAAATCTGCGTTAGTGCAAGAAATCTATAAACCAATTACCCAAAAACGCGGCTATTTTATCTCTGGTAAATTCGATCAATTTCAGCGCAATATTCCCTACAGTGCGATCGCAGATGCCCTGCAAAAATTGGTACAACAATTGCTCGGTGAACCAGACGAGCAAGTGCAACAGTGGCGATCGCTCTTACTTACAGCTTTAGGAAACAACGCACAAATCATCATTGATGTGATCCCCGAAGTTGAATTGATTGTTGGCAAGCAGCCGCCTGTACCGTCCGTTGGAGCAACTGAAGCTCAAAATCGCTTTCATCGGATTTTTGGGCAGTTCGTGCGGGTGTTTTGTTCAGAATCACATCCCCTGGTGATATTCTTAGATGATTTGCAATGGATAGACTCAGCAACACTAAATTTAATAGAGTTGATGCTGCTGGATGAGCAAACCCAATCACTATTTTTAATTGGAGCTTATCGAGATAATGAAGTGAAGCCAACGCATCCATTAGCATTAATGCTAGAGAGACTGCGAAAACAAGGGGCGGTACTTCAGGAAATTATCTTATCACCATTAACGCTTGAGCCGTTGAATCAGTTGATTGCCGAGACACTGCATCGGAATGCAGACACAGTTTGTCCATTAGCTGAGTTGGTGTTGCGTAAAACTGAGGGCAATCCTTTTTTTGTCAGTGAATTTTTGAGAATGCTGCATAGCGAAAATTTATTGACCTTTGATGCTGAAGACTTAAGCTGGCAGTGGAACATAGCTCAGATCCAAGCCCAAGATATCACTGATAATGTTGTGGAGTTGATGCTGATTAAATTGAAGAAACTGCCAGAGAATACACAGCAAATTCTCCGGTTAGCTGCTTGCGTCGGCGCTGAGTTTAATTTAGATACTCTATCGATTGTTTGTGATCAACCACCTGAAACGGTTTTTCAAGATTTACTAACAGCCATACAAGTTGGATTAATTCAACCACTATCTGAATTAGATGAAAACTTGTTAATTCAAGAGTATAAGTTTCTGCACGATCGCGTGCAGCAAGCCTCATACACCTTAATCGATGAGTCGCAAAAACAAATTGTTCATTTACAAATTGGTCGCAATCTCCTGGGAAAAATTTTGCCAGAGAGACTATCAGACCGACTGTTTGAAATTGTCGATCATCTTAATCATGGAATTGAGCTTGTTGCAGATCAACTAGAACGCAATGAAATTGCTAGATTAAATTTAATCGCAGGACAGAAAGCAAAAGCTGCGATCGCCTATAGTGTGGCTCAAAACTATTTAGCCAGAGGTAGAGCATGGCTGGCAGACTCCAGTTGGCAAACTAACTATGATCTGACCTTAGAGTTATATACAGAAACAACAGAAGTTGCGTATTTGTGTGGCGACTTTGAGCAGGTAGAATCCTGGGCAGTGGTTGTTCTGCAAGCAGCCAAAACGGTTTTCGACATCGTGAAAGTTTACGAAGTCAAAATTCAAACTGACATCGCGCAGAACCAGCCATTAGAAGCAATCAACACTGGATTGCAAGTTTTGCAGCAACTGGGAATCAGTTTTCCTGAAACGCCAACTCAGTCAGAGATTCACCTTGAGCTAGACGCGATCGCATCACTCATTGGCCAGAAGCCAATCGAAGACTTGCTCCATTTGCCGGAAATGACCGAACCGGACAAGTTGGCGGCGATGCGAATCTTATCAAGCATCACGATCGCTGCCTATATTGCGGCTCCTGATTTGATGCCTCTGCTTGTGTCTAAACAAGTAAACTTATCAATTCAATCTGGTAATGCTGTTGTATCTCCCTTTGCCTATGCTTTTTACGGATTAATTCTTTGTGGAACGAGTGGGAACATTGAGATTGGGTACGAGTTTGGACAACTTGCGCTAAATCTATTGTCACACCTTAATGTTCATTCTCTCACAGCTAGAACATTACTCATTGTGAATAACTTTATTATTCATTGGAAAGAGCATATTAGAAACACAATCCAACCTTTGCTAGAAGCCTACCAAAGAGGTTTAGAAGTTGGAGATTTAGAGTTTGCTGCTTATTGCGCTCATTGTTATTGCTTCCAATCTTATGCAGTTGGAAAGGAACTCGTAGAAGTTGAGCGCGAGATGACGAAATACAGTGAAGCAATTCGTCAAATCAAACAGAAAACGGCGCTAACCTGGAACAAAATATATCAGCAGACGATCGCAAATTTGATGGGCTTTTCGGTCAGCCTAACTCACCTAGTTGGCGAATTCTACAACGAAGAAAAGGGATTGCCACAACATGAAGTAACAAATGATGGAACGGCAACCTTTGATGTCTATTTTCATAAACTTATCCTGTGCTACCTATTTTCTGAGTATGCTCAGGCAGTTAAAAACTCAACCATAGCAGAACGTTATTTAATCCGAATAACAGGCACACCTGTTGCTCCTTTTTACTATCTATACGATGCGCTGGCAAGACTAGCGATATACTCCGAAAGCGGCACTCAAGTGCAGGAGGAACTCCTCAAAAAAGTTACGGTTAGTCAGGAGAAAATGAAGCAATGGGCACAATATGCGCCAATGAATTGTTTGCATAAATATCATCTGGTGCAAGCAGAGACTGCACGAGTTCTCAGTCAGTGGTTTGAAGCAGAGGAATTTTATGAACAAGCAATTCAAGGAGCCAGGGAAAATGAATATATTCAGGAAGAGGCGTTAGCCTATGAATTAGCTGCTAAACATTATCTGGTGCGAGGTCGGCAAAAGATCGCCCAAACCTATATGAAAGAAGCTCACTACTGTTATGAACGGTGGGGAGCAACTGCGAAAGTCAAAGATTTAGAAACTCGCTATCCGCAGCTATTTCCTGAACAGTCGAGCGTGGCTTATACACCAATCCTCACCAATGCTGGAACTACCTCGAATACCTCGCATGTTGCTTTCGATCTAGTGGCTGTGATGAAAGCAGCTCAAACGATTTCGAGTGAAATTGAACTGGAGCAGTTGCTCCGTTCTTTGATGAAGATATTAATCGAAAATGCTGGCGCACAAACAGGTTCTCTGATTTTAGAAAACTCAGGAAAATGGGTGATTGAAGCGTCTAGTGAACTTAATGAGGGTGAGAATGTCTATGCTACACAAGTGCTGCAATCTATCCCAACTGCAAATCATCTACCTGAATCAATTATTAATTATGTTATTCGTACTCATGAATCTGTCATCTTAAATGATGCTACTCGTGAAGGTAATTTTATTAATGAGCCATATATTCAACACTATCAGCCTCAATCCATTTTGTGTTTACCACTGCTGAATCAAAATCGGCTTGTTGGTGTGTTATATCTGGAAAATCGGTTAGCTGCTGGGGCATTTACACCAGAGCGAGTCTCCTTCCCTGCGGGAGGCTGCGCCAACGGAGACGCTACGCGAACGCAAGTCTTAAATCTGCTATCCACTCAGGCAGCGATCGCAATTGAGAATGCCAAGCTCTACTCAAAGCTCCGCGCTAATGAAAGTCAGATGGCTCAATTTCTAGAAGCAGTTCCAGTGGGAATTGGAATAGTGGATGCGACTGGTCGCCCTTACTACGCTAATCAACGAGGCGTTCAGTTAATGGGCAAAGCGATTGACCCTGCCGTGCCGCCGGATCAAATCGCAGAGGTTTATCAATTTTATCAGGCGGGAACTGATCAAATCTATCCTACTGAGAAACTGCCAGTTATCCGGGCGTTGAGTGGCGATCGCACCACTATTGACGATGTAGAAATTCGCCAAAATAACACCACCATTCCCATTGAGGTATGGGGAACTCCAGTTTTTGACGAACAGGGCAATGTGGCTTATGCGATCGGAGCCTTTGAAGATATTACGGAACGTAAAAAAGCAGAAAATCTTTTAGCGAATTACAACCGCACCTTAGAACAACAGGTAGCCCAACGAACAGCCGCGTTACAGCAAAGCGAAGCAGAACTGCGCGGTCGAGAACAAGAATTACGGCTGATCACCGACGCTCTACCGGCTCTGATCAGCTATGTGGATGCCAATCGATGCTATCAATTTATCAACCGTACCCATGAGGTTTGGTTTAGCCGTAACCGTGATGAGATTCTGGGCAAATCTGTTCATGAACTTTTAGGTGAGACGGTTTATAAACGGTTTGAGCCGTTTATTAATCAAGTCTTTGAAGGGCAAACTGTAACCCTGGAAGCAGAAATCCCTTCTTCGCTTGGTAGACACTGCATCAGTGCGACCTTGATCCCCGATTTTGATTGCCCAAGGGGCAGCGCCAAAGGCGATCGCAATGCCCAAGTGAGAGGCTTCTACAGTCTCATGACAGATATTAGCGAACAGCAAGCTGCGCTACGCGAACGCAAACGAGCAGAAGAAGTGTTGCGTCAGTCCGAGGCTCAATTTCGAGAACAGGCAATCCTCTCCGATTTTCGCGCCGATGTGGATAGTGCCTTGGCTCAAAGTGCTAGTTTGCCCTTGATACTGCATCGCTGTGCCCAAGCCGTTGTTAAGCACTTTAATGCGGCATTTGCTCGGATTTGGACGCTAAATAAAGACAATAATGTTTTGGAGTTACAAGCCAGTGCGGGGATGTATACCCGTCTTGATGGTGAATACAGTCGAATTCCTGTAGGTAGCCTCAAAGTTGGACGAATTGCTCAGGAACGCTGTCCTCTGTTGACTAACAATGTGTTTGATGAATCATCCATTGATAAAGAATGGGCAAAACGAGAAGGCATGGTGGCATTTGCGGGCTATCCGATACTGCTGGATGAGCAGCTTGTTGGAGTTATAGCGATGTTTACTCGACATCCCATTCCGTCGTCCAACTTTGAGGCGTTGGAGTTTTCAGCCCGCGAGATTGCATTAGGAATTAGACGAAAACAAGCAGAAGAAGCGTTGCAAGCCTCCGAAGCAGAACTTCAGGCGCTCTTTTGTGCAATGCCCGATCCGCTTTTGGTAGTAAATGCAGAAGGGCGGATTTTGAGAGCAACCCTGATCGAGTCAGAGAAATTATCTAACCCGATTGACGAACAGGTGGGTCGAACATTTTCCGAAATTTTTGAGCGATCGCAAGCCGATACATTTCTTGGCTGTATTCGGCAAGCATTAAGCACTCAGCAGCCCCTAACGGTTGAGTATAGCTTGATCGTGGGAGGGTGGAAAACCTGGTTTGCAACTCGCATCTCGCCCATTTCAGAACATTCTGTCATTTGGCTAACAAGAGATATCACCGATCGCAAACGAGCCGAAGAAGCCTCCATTCTAGAAGAGCGCAATCACATGGCACGGGAAATTCACGACACTTTAGCCCAAGCGTTTACAGGTATTATCATTCATGCTCGCTCTGCCTCCAATAAGGTAACGGCAAACCCAGAAAAAGCGCAAACTCTCCTCACTCAGATCCTCGACTTAGCCCGTTCTGGGCTTGCGGAGGCACGTCGTTCAGTAGAGGCACTACACCGCCCATACCTTTTAGAGAGCAGTAACTTACAGGATGCCTTAAGCCGTCTTGCTGCTCAATTAAACTCCTCGATCGCAACCCAAATCGTCTACGAAGTCATGGGTACACCCTATCCCCTATCCTCCGATCTAGAAAATAATCTGTTTCGGATTGGGCAGGAAGCTTTGACAAATGCAATCAAACATGCTGAAGCACGTGAAATCCACATTGAACTGATCTATGAACCGACCCAATGCAGCTTGCGAATCAAAGACGATGGGCAGGGATTTAATGTAGAAAAACAGGCGATGCGGAATGGCTTTGGTTTACTGGGGATGGCAGAACGGGCTGAACGCATTAGAGCTGAATTAAAGATTCAAAGTGACTTAGAGCAAGGGACAGAGATCGTGGTATCCATTAATCGGGGGTTAAGTCAGCATGAATCAGCCCAGTAG
- a CDS encoding ISAs1 family transposase has product MSEGFETKSADSVKNTRCQPKSRKIADIGSIQQSLVEHFSDIKDKRVERTKKHQFTDILVIAILAIIAGAQGWEDIENYGISKQTWLEEFLALPNGIPSDDTFRRVFELIDPEALNRCFLRWVETLITNMGGEIIPIDGKTIRGSYDRNQGQSALHLISAWASEHSLVLAQVKVEDKSNEITAIPALLEMLDISGCIITIDAMGTQTEIAKQIIAKKADYVLALKANHPMLYSQVKEWFDKAQAEQFSGINVSYDKRIEKAHHRTEIREVWTVPIAAIGELYQPKLWAGLQSLVMVVRVRHLWNKTTREVQFYLTSLNSDAQIIGRAIRKHWGIENEAHWTLDCTFAEDACRIRSFHSPQNFALLRRFALNALNREQTYKRSLRQKMKRTAMDNNYMIQVLSCFIDNTLDSSDSLCQA; this is encoded by the coding sequence ATGTCAGAGGGCTTTGAAACTAAATCTGCTGATAGTGTCAAAAATACTCGTTGTCAGCCAAAATCAAGAAAAATAGCAGACATTGGCAGTATTCAACAAAGTCTAGTTGAGCATTTCTCGGATATCAAAGACAAGAGAGTAGAGCGGACGAAGAAACATCAATTCACAGATATCTTAGTCATCGCAATTTTAGCAATCATAGCTGGAGCACAAGGGTGGGAAGACATCGAGAATTATGGCATCAGCAAGCAAACATGGTTAGAAGAGTTTCTGGCATTACCAAATGGTATTCCCTCAGATGATACATTTCGACGAGTGTTTGAGTTGATCGACCCAGAAGCATTAAATCGATGTTTCTTGAGATGGGTAGAAACCCTAATCACAAACATGGGAGGAGAAATTATCCCCATAGATGGAAAGACAATTAGGGGTTCTTATGACCGCAATCAAGGTCAAAGCGCACTCCACCTTATAAGTGCCTGGGCGAGTGAGCACAGTTTAGTGTTGGCACAAGTGAAAGTAGAAGATAAATCCAATGAAATCACCGCCATTCCAGCACTGTTAGAAATGCTAGACATCTCTGGCTGTATCATCACCATTGATGCAATGGGAACACAAACCGAAATTGCCAAACAGATTATCGCCAAAAAAGCTGATTATGTCCTGGCACTGAAAGCCAACCATCCCATGCTCTATTCTCAAGTCAAAGAATGGTTTGACAAAGCGCAAGCAGAGCAATTTTCGGGGATTAATGTTAGTTATGACAAACGGATTGAAAAAGCACATCATCGCACGGAAATTCGTGAAGTTTGGACTGTACCCATTGCGGCTATCGGTGAGCTTTATCAACCCAAATTATGGGCAGGTTTGCAATCTCTAGTTATGGTTGTCCGTGTTCGTCATCTTTGGAATAAAACTACTCGTGAGGTTCAGTTTTATCTCACTTCTTTAAACAGTGATGCTCAAATTATCGGTCGGGCTATCCGAAAACACTGGGGCATTGAAAACGAGGCTCACTGGACTCTCGACTGTACTTTTGCAGAAGACGCTTGTCGCATTCGTTCTTTCCACAGTCCCCAAAATTTTGCTCTTTTACGACGCTTCGCTCTCAATGCTCTTAACCGTGAACAGACCTACAAACGTAGTCTTCGTCAAAAAATGAAACGCACCGCTATGGATAACAATTATATGATTCAGGTTCTCAGTTGTTTCATTGACAATACTTTAGATTCTTCTGATTCCTTGTGTCAAGCCTGA